In Rhodococcus qingshengii JCM 15477, the sequence CGAGAGCTGTCACAGCACTACCCAACCTGTTGGTGGTGAAACCGAGCGAGAGTCCGCTGGACAGGTCCGCATACGCGCCTGAACCGCCGACTCCGTAGTGGCCTATCGCATTCCGCGGCTGCCGCCGCGCGGCAATGATCGGCGGGTGGTAACCGAGAGTCCAGTTGGGCCGCACCGCCAGCACGTAATCCCGATCGCGAGTCTGGATGGTCGACATCTGGTCGATGGTCGATTCCTTCAGGAACCGCTTCCCGTCGATCACGCCGCCGTTCGCGATGGCGCCGTACATCTTCGCGAGAGCACGCGCGCTGAACACTCCGTTCCAGCCCGGCATGACAGCGTCGTGGACAGCCGGGTTGCGCACCATGACGTCGAAACCGTCCGGCATCGCGGCCTCGGCGAGTCCGCGAGTCGGACCGACGTGTGAGAGCACGGTCGACGCGAAGGCCCAGTTCAAGCCGGCAGGGTTGATATGTGGGAACAGCTTCGCGATCCGTGGACGTTCGGTTTCGGGTACGCGGTACCAGAATTCGTCGACTCCGAGGGGCTTCGCTATCTCCGCTTGTACGACGTCGATGAACGGCTGACCGGTCACCCTGGCCACAAGTTCGGCTACCAACCAGCCGTAGGTCACAGCGTGATAGCCGGGGCCTCGAAGCCGACGCGGATCCGGTTTCTCGGCAGCCAGGGCGGCAACGACCGCGTCGTAGTCCATCAGGTCGAGAGGATGCGGCATCAAGCCGCGAACTCGGTGAAGGCCCGCGCGATGTGACATCAGTTCGCGGACGGTGATCTTGTCCTTGCCGGCCGCCGCGAATTCAGGCCAGTACCGAGCAACCGGGGCGTCGTAGTCGATCAACCCACGTTCGGCGAGTCGGTGAACGACGGTGCTGGCGACGCCTTTGCCGGTCGAGAACGACAGCGACACCGTGTCGTGGTCCCAGCGCCGATCACGATCGGCATTGCCGGCCCAGATGTCGAGCACTTTCTCGCCGCCCAGGTACACGACCAGCGCACCGCCGCCTTGTTGCGGTTGGCGATACATCGCGAAGAAGCGGTCGGCCAAGGGAAGGAATCGCCGGTCCACGTACAGCTCGGTGCGCGAAGGCACCTCCACCCGGGCGAGTGAACCCCGTCGTGCACTGGGAGTCATCGCGTCCTCCGATCCCCGCTGATCAAGTTGCCCGGTCACCCGATCGGTGGCAGGAGCTTGACACCATTGTGACCACTGTCACGCAAGAGGCTCAGGGCCGGGGTGCCCTCACGGGGTGACCCACGTCGAAGTGCCGTCGCTGAAACATCCCTGACCTGTGGCGATATTGAAAACAAGGGTGGGACCACCTGAGCAGATCGCCCCGACGTCCGCGTCACCCACTGCCGCTCTGCCGCCAGGTCCGCTGAGCACCACGGCAAAGGGTGAGGAGTCGGTGCGACCGAGTGCGAGCGAACCCGGGCCGTACGCAACGGCGGCAAGTAACCCACCGCGCGACTCCGCCGCAGCAACGCCGCCGAAGAGTCCGACGCCTGCCGACCTGCCACCGTCTCGAGAATCCGCGACGCCGACACCG encodes:
- a CDS encoding DUF6764 family protein, giving the protein MDRRKMRAASLAAGGVILAAFGLSLGSGTASAATLDCSARGQDQTIVDGSSACRAVADPSSYAISHVEGDGVGVADSRDGGRSAGVGLFGGVAAAESRGGLLAAVAYGPGSLALGRTDSSPFAVVLSGPGGRAAVGDADVGAICSGGPTLVFNIATGQGCFSDGTSTWVTP
- a CDS encoding serine hydrolase domain-containing protein, which gives rise to MTPSARRGSLARVEVPSRTELYVDRRFLPLADRFFAMYRQPQQGGGALVVYLGGEKVLDIWAGNADRDRRWDHDTVSLSFSTGKGVASTVVHRLAERGLIDYDAPVARYWPEFAAAGKDKITVRELMSHRAGLHRVRGLMPHPLDLMDYDAVVAALAAEKPDPRRLRGPGYHAVTYGWLVAELVARVTGQPFIDVVQAEIAKPLGVDEFWYRVPETERPRIAKLFPHINPAGLNWAFASTVLSHVGPTRGLAEAAMPDGFDVMVRNPAVHDAVMPGWNGVFSARALAKMYGAIANGGVIDGKRFLKESTIDQMSTIQTRDRDYVLAVRPNWTLGYHPPIIAARRQPRNAIGHYGVGGSGAYADLSSGLSLGFTTNRLGSAVTALGDLRLARLGAEAQELVRRI